The proteins below come from a single Vibrio natriegens NBRC 15636 = ATCC 14048 = DSM 759 genomic window:
- a CDS encoding ABC sulfate transporter permease produces MKKYLTTILLTSIAFPSLATIEITDNLSLSGFGSASWARSDNHTPLLINRFIKDESCFDCDTTFGVQLDYFSGALRSSVQVVKRPQDHWSDPQLEWAYLAYTYKNYDIYAGRLRLPLFLASEYYYVGHALTPARAPTEVYDSLLGITAYNGVSVRWLYDLNDKAMITAMPFVGFKDDSNITINDNTKLKVDVNDVVGINVTLSGDRYRWNFVYLNGDYDQTTILSNTEQDVPGLGTIVVDRLTLTENDSKIDLYSLGAKYEIDRFTLAAEAQTSDISTTWYATASYNRNKFTPYTVYGQIFDEHENKTGDSYLLGLRYDITYNVSLNAEWQYFKAFGDGLGTFSSMPEDDNANMYTLMLNFVF; encoded by the coding sequence ATGAAAAAATATCTGACCACAATACTACTTACCAGCATCGCTTTTCCGAGCTTAGCAACCATTGAAATAACAGATAACCTCTCATTGAGTGGGTTTGGTTCAGCCTCTTGGGCGAGATCAGATAACCACACGCCATTACTGATCAACCGATTCATCAAAGACGAAAGCTGCTTTGATTGTGATACAACGTTTGGTGTGCAGCTAGATTATTTCTCCGGTGCATTGCGGTCGTCAGTACAAGTGGTAAAAAGGCCACAAGATCACTGGAGTGACCCGCAGCTCGAATGGGCGTATCTTGCCTATACGTACAAAAACTACGATATTTACGCAGGCCGATTAAGGCTGCCCTTATTTTTAGCGTCCGAGTATTATTACGTCGGGCATGCGCTCACGCCCGCTCGTGCTCCCACAGAAGTATATGATAGTTTACTCGGTATCACGGCCTATAATGGAGTTTCAGTTCGTTGGCTTTATGACCTCAATGACAAAGCGATGATTACTGCCATGCCATTTGTAGGCTTCAAAGACGATAGCAATATCACCATCAATGACAATACAAAACTTAAAGTGGATGTGAATGATGTCGTTGGCATCAATGTGACGCTAAGTGGTGACCGCTATCGCTGGAACTTTGTTTATTTAAATGGAGACTATGACCAAACCACCATTCTTTCGAACACCGAACAAGACGTTCCAGGCCTTGGCACTATTGTGGTCGACCGTTTAACGCTTACAGAAAATGACTCAAAGATAGACCTGTATTCGTTGGGGGCTAAGTATGAAATAGATCGATTCACTCTAGCGGCAGAAGCCCAAACCAGTGATATCTCAACCACTTGGTACGCCACCGCCAGTTATAATAGGAACAAATTCACACCGTACACTGTCTACGGGCAAATCTTCGATGAACATGAAAATAAAACCGGAGATAGCTACCTGTTGGGATTAAGATATGACATTACATACAACGTATCTCTTAATGCAGAATGGCAATATTTTAAGGCGTTTGGTGATGGGTTAGGTACCTTCTCATCAATGCCGGAAGACGATAATGCCAACATGTATACGTTAATGCTCAACTTTGTTTTCTAG
- a CDS encoding DUF962 domain-containing protein, with amino-acid sequence MRALSDWLKAYGESHQNPINRKIHAIAVPGIYLSVVGLIWSIPQLSILGYQINWVWLAVIPVWIFYYRLSLSVFMMMLGYTLACIGLIWSLEVLQLPVLYISLLIFGVLWMLQFIGHKIEGTKPSFYEDLQFLLIGPVWVFRKQ; translated from the coding sequence ATGCGAGCACTATCTGACTGGCTTAAAGCCTACGGGGAAAGTCATCAAAACCCAATCAATCGAAAAATTCACGCGATAGCCGTGCCCGGCATTTATCTTTCTGTCGTTGGGTTAATTTGGTCGATTCCTCAATTGTCTATCCTCGGTTATCAAATAAATTGGGTATGGTTAGCCGTCATTCCTGTTTGGATATTTTATTACCGGTTGTCTCTCAGTGTCTTCATGATGATGCTGGGCTATACATTGGCGTGTATTGGCTTAATCTGGTCATTGGAAGTGCTCCAACTTCCGGTTCTGTATATCTCTTTACTTATTTTTGGTGTTCTCTGGATGTTGCAATTCATCGGGCACAAAATAGAAGGAACCAAGCCTTCATTTTACGAAGACTTACAATTTCTTCTTATTGGCCCTGTCTGGGTGTTTAGAAAGCAATAA
- a CDS encoding MmcQ/YjbR family DNA-binding protein, producing MQIKALETYLNTFMCAESDFPFGPEALVFKIKGKMFAILAQREGRDYVSVKVKPEDGEVLTSQFTDITPGYHLNKRHWVTVYFNGDVEDGLIQDLCERSYELVIAKLTKAQRASLGFA from the coding sequence ATGCAAATCAAAGCGTTAGAAACGTACCTTAATACGTTTATGTGCGCGGAAAGCGACTTTCCGTTTGGACCTGAAGCTTTAGTCTTTAAGATCAAAGGGAAAATGTTCGCAATACTTGCCCAAAGAGAGGGTCGAGACTACGTCAGTGTAAAAGTAAAACCCGAGGATGGTGAAGTGCTGACTTCTCAGTTCACTGATATCACCCCCGGTTACCATTTGAATAAAAGACACTGGGTCACGGTGTATTTCAATGGAGATGTCGAGGATGGACTTATCCAGGATTTATGTGAACGTTCATACGAGCTTGTCATTGCTAAGTTGACGAAAGCTCAGCGTGCTTCGTTAGGTTTCGCGTAG
- a CDS encoding MarR family winged helix-turn-helix transcriptional regulator, translated as MDAIDRLVEQWFKEKPGLDTQPMAIMGRLMRIAKHMETRVAELHKQYDLKMGEFDVLATLRRAGAPYCLTPSALIESMMLTSGAMTNRLDKLETKGLIVREHSKEDRRSVTVELTAKGLMLIDKLIVEHVEVQRGFMHGLSDEEKLKLNEALKSLLPQFE; from the coding sequence ATGGACGCAATTGATAGACTGGTAGAGCAGTGGTTTAAAGAAAAGCCAGGGCTCGACACACAGCCGATGGCCATCATGGGGCGATTAATGAGAATTGCCAAACACATGGAGACTCGAGTCGCAGAGCTTCATAAGCAGTATGACCTTAAAATGGGTGAATTTGATGTACTGGCGACGTTGCGTCGAGCAGGAGCACCATACTGTTTGACGCCTTCTGCCTTGATCGAGTCAATGATGCTTACTTCCGGCGCGATGACTAACCGATTAGATAAGTTGGAAACGAAAGGTTTAATTGTCAGAGAACATAGTAAGGAAGATAGACGCAGTGTTACGGTTGAATTGACGGCTAAGGGTTTGATGCTTATCGATAAGTTGATTGTTGAACATGTTGAGGTTCAACGAGGCTTTATGCATGGCTTGTCTGATGAAGAAAAGTTAAAGCTTAATGAGGCATTAAAGAGCTTGTTGCCACAGTTTGAATAA
- a CDS encoding DMT family transporter: MNILLAMIPAFFWGTTYAVTQYTVPDWPPILLGVLRSLPAGLLLLAIKPTLPKKHEWRALLVLGTINIALFFCLVFVMALTLPAAISGVGMVSLPVFAMLYSWVVYKRPPNALQVCRGLALVALAWLLFNPATITLNPVGLIAMISAIMCIVIGSSVTKALGTRMHWWTVLTWQLIIGGVILTIVSTVMASLDPEPYLSAVRNTSLTNILGLLWVIILNTALSYTMYVWLLQRMSVVDFTFGNIINPIAGILSGLLLLGESFTPVQYSLMLGMILVSLLPQLVMKFFK; the protein is encoded by the coding sequence ATGAACATTTTACTCGCCATGATCCCGGCGTTTTTCTGGGGCACGACTTATGCGGTTACGCAGTATACGGTGCCAGATTGGCCTCCTATTCTGCTGGGTGTCCTGCGCTCGCTGCCTGCGGGCTTACTGCTGCTCGCGATAAAGCCGACATTGCCGAAAAAGCACGAGTGGAGAGCCCTGCTTGTATTAGGCACGATCAACATCGCGCTGTTCTTCTGCCTTGTCTTTGTCATGGCACTCACACTGCCTGCGGCGATTTCAGGCGTGGGTATGGTTTCATTACCCGTATTTGCGATGCTGTACAGTTGGGTGGTCTATAAACGCCCACCTAACGCGTTACAGGTATGCCGAGGCCTTGCTTTGGTTGCCCTCGCGTGGCTGCTATTTAATCCGGCAACCATCACACTGAATCCGGTTGGTTTGATTGCCATGATTTCCGCAATTATGTGTATTGTGATCGGCAGCAGCGTTACTAAAGCACTCGGTACAAGAATGCATTGGTGGACGGTCCTGACTTGGCAGTTGATCATTGGTGGAGTGATTCTGACGATTGTTTCCACTGTGATGGCTAGCCTTGATCCTGAGCCATATCTCAGTGCGGTACGAAATACATCGCTTACTAACATCCTGGGGCTGCTCTGGGTGATCATTCTTAATACCGCATTAAGCTACACCATGTATGTCTGGCTTCTGCAAAGAATGTCTGTGGTTGACTTTACCTTTGGCAACATCATTAATCCGATTGCTGGTATTTTATCTGGCTTGTTACTGCTTGGAGAAAGCTTCACGCCTGTTCAATATAGCTTGATGTTGGGTATGATTCTGGTATCGCTACTACCGCAACTTGTGATGAAATTTTTCAAGTAG
- the gabT gene encoding 4-aminobutyrate--2-oxoglutarate transaminase, with translation MTNQQLHERRNQVIAQGMGALYPLYVEKAENAHVWDIEGNKYIDFAAGIAVTNTGHSHKRISEAVKAQLDNFSHTCAMVTPYASFVELAEKLTELAPGETKKKAIFLTTGAEAVENAVKVARAHTGRSGVIAFKGGFHGRTNMTMGLTGKVAPYKAGFGPFPNEIYHAPYPNAFHGISVEQSLQAIDDLFACDIEPSRVAAIIFEPVQGEGGFYKAPEAFAQGLRELCDKHGIMLIADEIQTGFARTGKMFATEYLGIEPDLMTMAKGIAGGFPISAVVGKADVMDSALPGGLGGTYAGSPLGCVAGLEVLKIIEEEDLCAKAMGIGEVVNARMTELQKSVPAIGEIRTTGAMMAIEFTDPETGKPLQDMTKAVIAKAQENGLILLSCGVKANVIRLLPPLTIESEVLKEGLDKLEKIILELA, from the coding sequence ATGACTAACCAACAACTACACGAAAGAAGAAACCAGGTAATTGCTCAAGGTATGGGTGCGCTATACCCGCTTTACGTAGAGAAAGCAGAAAACGCGCATGTTTGGGATATTGAAGGTAACAAGTACATCGATTTCGCGGCGGGCATTGCGGTGACTAATACTGGTCATTCTCATAAGCGCATCAGCGAAGCGGTAAAAGCTCAGCTCGATAACTTCTCACACACTTGTGCAATGGTGACGCCTTACGCATCATTCGTCGAGCTGGCGGAAAAATTAACTGAACTTGCTCCGGGTGAGACTAAGAAGAAAGCCATCTTCCTGACAACAGGTGCAGAAGCGGTTGAAAACGCCGTGAAAGTAGCACGTGCTCACACTGGCCGTAGCGGCGTGATTGCGTTTAAAGGTGGCTTCCATGGTCGTACTAACATGACAATGGGTCTAACGGGTAAAGTCGCGCCATACAAAGCAGGCTTTGGTCCTTTCCCAAATGAAATCTACCACGCACCATACCCAAATGCGTTCCACGGCATCAGCGTTGAGCAAAGCCTACAAGCGATCGATGATCTGTTTGCTTGTGATATCGAGCCTTCACGCGTTGCAGCGATCATTTTTGAACCTGTACAAGGCGAGGGTGGTTTCTACAAAGCGCCTGAAGCGTTTGCACAAGGCTTGCGTGAGTTGTGTGACAAGCACGGTATCATGCTGATTGCCGATGAAATCCAGACAGGCTTCGCCCGTACGGGTAAGATGTTTGCGACCGAATACCTGGGTATTGAACCAGACCTAATGACGATGGCGAAAGGCATTGCGGGTGGTTTCCCAATCTCAGCTGTGGTTGGTAAAGCAGATGTCATGGACTCTGCACTTCCAGGTGGCTTAGGCGGCACGTATGCTGGTTCTCCACTAGGTTGTGTTGCTGGTCTGGAAGTCTTGAAAATCATCGAAGAAGAAGACTTGTGTGCGAAAGCGATGGGCATTGGCGAAGTGGTTAATGCACGTATGACTGAGCTGCAAAAATCAGTACCTGCGATTGGTGAAATCCGTACCACTGGTGCAATGATGGCGATTGAATTTACTGATCCAGAAACGGGTAAGCCTCTGCAAGATATGACTAAAGCGGTCATTGCTAAAGCGCAAGAGAACGGTCTCATTCTGCTTTCTTGTGGGGTAAAAGCGAACGTTATTCGTCTGCTTCCACCGCTAACTATCGAGTCAGAAGTACTGAAAGAAGGTTTAGACAAACTGGAAAAAATCATTCTTGAGCTGGCGTAG
- a CDS encoding NAD-dependent succinate-semialdehyde dehydrogenase, producing the protein MEQIKNKSLLSFMVASEVQGTAVTNPATGEVLGYAPVTTETDILDGIERASVAQKEWAALPAKTRSGLLNRWYQLLLENKEDLGRLMTLEQGKPLAEAQGEVLYGASFIEWFAEEAKRTYGETIPSPSADKRLVTIKQPIGVACAITPWNFPIAMITRKAGPALAAGCTFIVKPSEATPFSAFAVAELAYQAGIPRDVLQVVLGESSRQIGAIFTSHPLIRKLSFTGSTQVGSVLMQQCAGDVKRTSMELGGNAPFIVFDDADIDAAVTGAMASKFRNAGQTCVCANRFYVHSKVYDEFVTKFDAAVQQLKVGNGLEEGVNIGPVISESAKQGIQALIDGAIEQGAKPVTELKELDGLFMQPVVLKDVTHDMKIVSEEIFGPVAPVIRFDTDEQLIEMANDTIYGLASYFYSQNIHRVWKIAEALEYGMVGINEGMISTEVAPFGGVKQSGIGREGAKQGIDEYMDVKYLCFGGN; encoded by the coding sequence ATGGAACAGATTAAAAACAAAAGCCTTCTTTCGTTCATGGTGGCGAGTGAAGTGCAAGGTACAGCGGTAACCAACCCAGCCACGGGCGAAGTGCTTGGCTACGCGCCAGTGACGACTGAAACCGACATTCTGGACGGTATTGAACGCGCTAGCGTTGCACAAAAAGAATGGGCGGCGCTGCCAGCGAAAACTCGCTCTGGCTTACTTAATCGTTGGTACCAACTTCTGCTAGAAAATAAAGAAGATCTTGGCCGACTGATGACACTAGAGCAAGGCAAGCCGTTGGCAGAGGCTCAAGGCGAAGTCCTTTACGGTGCAAGCTTTATCGAATGGTTTGCAGAAGAAGCGAAACGTACTTACGGTGAAACCATTCCATCGCCAAGTGCAGACAAGCGTTTGGTGACCATTAAACAGCCAATTGGTGTAGCGTGTGCCATCACGCCGTGGAACTTCCCGATTGCAATGATCACCCGTAAAGCGGGTCCGGCATTAGCGGCAGGTTGTACTTTTATCGTGAAACCGTCAGAAGCCACGCCATTTTCTGCATTTGCAGTGGCTGAACTCGCTTATCAAGCGGGTATTCCAAGAGACGTACTTCAAGTTGTTCTTGGGGAAAGCTCTCGTCAGATTGGCGCGATTTTCACGTCACACCCACTGATCCGCAAGCTTTCGTTTACCGGCTCCACTCAAGTCGGCAGTGTGCTGATGCAGCAATGTGCGGGTGACGTAAAACGCACATCTATGGAGCTGGGTGGCAATGCACCATTCATCGTATTTGATGATGCAGATATCGATGCCGCAGTAACTGGTGCGATGGCGTCTAAATTCCGCAATGCTGGCCAAACATGTGTTTGTGCGAACCGTTTCTACGTACACAGCAAAGTGTATGACGAGTTTGTCACTAAGTTTGATGCCGCCGTTCAGCAGCTTAAAGTTGGCAATGGCCTGGAAGAGGGCGTGAATATCGGCCCGGTGATCAGCGAGTCAGCGAAGCAGGGCATCCAGGCGTTAATTGATGGTGCTATCGAGCAAGGTGCGAAGCCAGTCACTGAGCTTAAAGAGCTTGATGGCTTGTTCATGCAGCCAGTGGTGCTAAAAGACGTGACTCACGACATGAAGATTGTCTCTGAAGAAATCTTCGGCCCTGTCGCGCCAGTGATTCGCTTTGATACTGATGAACAGCTTATCGAAATGGCGAACGATACGATTTACGGCTTAGCATCGTACTTCTACAGCCAGAACATTCACCGTGTTTGGAAGATCGCAGAAGCGCTTGAATACGGCATGGTGGGTATTAACGAAGGCATGATCTCTACTGAAGTGGCTCCTTTCGGTGGCGTTAAACAGTCCGGCATCGGACGTGAAGGAGCAAAACAGGGTATCGATGAATACATGGACGTGAAATATCTCTGCTTTGGCGGTAACTAA
- the aguA gene encoding agmatine deiminase, which translates to MKLSTTPAQDGFYFPAEFQPVSEVWLAWPERRDNWRDGAVPAQETFARIANAIVDVTKVSVAVCSHNFDRARKLLHPDVRLVEIPFNDAWMRDIGPTVVVNQTGDRRGISWKFNAWGGEYNGLYENWQQDDLVAGSVCDIIGIDYYRAPFVLEGGSIHTDGEGTLYTTEECLLSPGRNPHLSKTEIEEQLKVYLGIEKVIWVPNGLFNDETDGHVDNLLHVIAPGKVVLSWTDDPSDPQYELSRQAEKALKSQQDAKGRDIEIVRLPIPGPLHYSEAEANGIDASAGMSRQAGERLSASYANFLIVNDHVFLPMLDEETDAIAIEILQNAMPEHQIIAIPSREVLLGGGNIHCITQQIPA; encoded by the coding sequence ATGAAGTTATCTACAACACCAGCACAAGATGGCTTCTATTTTCCGGCTGAATTTCAGCCGGTAAGTGAAGTCTGGCTAGCTTGGCCCGAAAGACGTGATAACTGGCGTGACGGTGCGGTTCCTGCACAGGAGACGTTTGCCAGAATCGCCAACGCAATTGTCGACGTGACAAAAGTCAGTGTTGCAGTGTGTTCTCACAACTTTGACCGTGCGCGAAAGTTGCTTCATCCCGACGTTCGTTTGGTAGAAATTCCATTTAACGATGCATGGATGCGAGATATTGGCCCAACGGTTGTTGTGAATCAAACGGGTGATCGCCGTGGTATTAGCTGGAAGTTCAATGCTTGGGGCGGAGAATACAACGGCTTGTATGAAAACTGGCAGCAAGATGATTTAGTTGCAGGTTCCGTGTGCGACATCATCGGTATTGATTACTACCGCGCCCCGTTTGTACTTGAAGGTGGCTCGATTCATACCGATGGAGAAGGGACGCTTTACACGACAGAAGAGTGCCTGCTTAGTCCGGGTCGTAACCCTCACTTGAGCAAAACGGAAATTGAAGAGCAGTTAAAAGTTTATCTAGGCATCGAAAAAGTCATTTGGGTTCCAAATGGTTTATTCAATGACGAAACTGATGGTCACGTGGATAACCTGCTGCATGTGATTGCACCGGGTAAAGTCGTGTTGAGTTGGACTGACGATCCTAGCGATCCGCAGTACGAGCTTTCCAGACAAGCTGAAAAAGCGCTGAAGTCACAGCAAGACGCAAAGGGACGCGATATCGAGATTGTCCGTCTACCAATACCAGGGCCACTGCACTACAGTGAAGCTGAAGCCAATGGCATTGATGCGAGTGCAGGAATGAGCAGACAAGCCGGTGAGCGCCTCAGTGCGTCATACGCGAACTTCCTCATTGTGAACGACCATGTATTTTTGCCGATGCTCGACGAAGAAACGGATGCGATCGCAATCGAAATTTTGCAAAACGCGATGCCAGAGCATCAAATCATTGCTATACCGTCAAGAGAAGTGCTGCTTGGCGGTGGAAATATTCACTGCATTACACAGCAGATCCCAGCTTAA
- the aguB gene encoding N-carbamoylputrescine amidase → MSKVVKFAALQLTKSWDLEDNLEKAKKAIREAAQNGANVILPQELFAAPYFCKKQEAKYFELAEETENCRLIKEMSALAKELGVVIPVSYFEKAGNTFFNSLVMIDADGTVLENYRKSHIPDGPGYSEKYYFSPGDTGFKVWQTKFGKFGAGICWDQWFPELARSLALHGAEAIFYPTAIGSEPQDPTLDSRDHWQRTMQGHSAANLVPVIASNRVGTEVDDGIETTFYGSSFITDHTGAKIAEAPREGETIIYAEIDLEATAKARHAWGLFRDRRPELYTSVGKLAV, encoded by the coding sequence ATGAGCAAAGTAGTTAAATTTGCAGCTCTTCAACTAACTAAGAGCTGGGATCTGGAAGATAACCTAGAAAAAGCAAAAAAGGCGATTCGTGAAGCGGCACAAAATGGTGCGAATGTGATTCTTCCTCAGGAACTATTCGCAGCGCCTTACTTCTGCAAAAAACAAGAAGCGAAATACTTTGAATTAGCGGAAGAAACAGAGAATTGTCGCCTTATCAAAGAGATGAGTGCTTTGGCTAAAGAGCTGGGTGTGGTTATTCCTGTTAGCTATTTTGAAAAAGCGGGTAATACCTTTTTTAACTCGCTAGTGATGATCGATGCTGACGGCACGGTACTGGAAAACTACCGTAAATCTCACATCCCTGACGGCCCTGGCTACAGCGAAAAGTACTACTTTAGCCCTGGTGACACTGGCTTCAAAGTATGGCAAACCAAGTTTGGTAAATTTGGTGCGGGCATTTGCTGGGATCAATGGTTCCCAGAGCTAGCACGTAGTCTGGCTTTGCATGGTGCAGAAGCGATTTTCTACCCAACGGCAATCGGCTCTGAACCACAAGATCCAACATTGGACTCTCGTGACCACTGGCAGCGTACGATGCAAGGTCACTCTGCGGCAAACTTAGTGCCGGTAATCGCTTCAAACCGAGTCGGTACAGAAGTGGATGACGGCATTGAAACGACGTTCTACGGATCTTCTTTCATTACTGACCACACGGGTGCAAAAATTGCGGAAGCGCCACGTGAAGGCGAGACGATAATTTACGCAGAGATCGATCTAGAAGCAACAGCAAAAGCTCGTCACGCTTGGGGTCTGTTCCGCGACCGTCGTCCTGAGCTATACACAAGCGTTGGAAAGTTGGCTGTTTAA
- a CDS encoding NAD(P)/FAD-dependent oxidoreductase: protein MNKHTDSFYAHSVPNMPDYPQLQDNIECDVCVVGAGFSGLSSALHLAEKGFKVVVLESAKVGFGATGRNGGQIVNSYSRDVDVIESRYDQRQAKALCDMIFEGGDIIRGLVDKYDIECDLKQGGLFTALTKKQLKGLEEHKKNWERYGNDQLTLLDAGEVEKAVGTKVYTGGLLDMRGGHIHPLKLALGEAAAFVSLGGQIFEQSAVLSIDKGINPVVKTAQGSVKSKYVVLAGNAYLGGLAPNISNKAIPCGTQVIATEPLNEEQLKQVLTSDYCVEDCNYLLDYFRLTADKRMLFGGGVVYGARDPENVESLIRPKLEKVFPQLKGIKIDYAWTGNFLLTYSRMPQFGSFADNIYYLQGYSGHGVTCTHLAGKLLAEALTGHAERFDAFAALKHYSFPGGRHFQIPFTAMGAAYYNLRDKLAI, encoded by the coding sequence ATGAACAAGCATACGGATTCGTTCTACGCGCACTCTGTGCCAAACATGCCGGACTACCCACAACTTCAAGACAACATCGAGTGTGATGTGTGTGTGGTTGGCGCAGGCTTCTCTGGTCTTTCTTCTGCACTGCATCTCGCAGAAAAAGGTTTCAAAGTAGTTGTGCTGGAAAGTGCAAAAGTAGGTTTTGGAGCAACTGGTCGTAACGGTGGCCAGATCGTCAACAGTTACAGCCGAGATGTTGATGTTATTGAAAGCCGTTACGACCAACGCCAGGCAAAAGCACTGTGCGACATGATCTTTGAAGGTGGCGACATCATCCGTGGTCTGGTTGATAAATACGACATTGAATGTGATTTAAAACAAGGTGGCTTGTTCACGGCGCTGACTAAGAAACAGCTTAAAGGTCTTGAAGAGCATAAGAAAAACTGGGAACGCTACGGCAACGATCAGCTCACTCTGCTGGACGCAGGTGAAGTTGAAAAGGCCGTAGGTACGAAAGTTTATACTGGCGGTCTGCTGGACATGCGTGGTGGCCACATCCACCCGCTTAAACTGGCGTTAGGCGAAGCGGCGGCTTTTGTTTCTCTGGGTGGCCAAATTTTTGAACAGTCTGCTGTGCTATCGATTGATAAAGGTATTAATCCAGTAGTGAAAACGGCGCAAGGCAGCGTTAAGAGCAAATACGTTGTGCTGGCAGGTAACGCGTACCTAGGTGGCCTGGCACCGAATATCAGTAATAAAGCGATTCCTTGTGGTACACAGGTTATTGCTACGGAACCACTGAATGAAGAGCAGCTAAAGCAAGTACTGACCAGTGACTACTGTGTTGAAGACTGTAACTACCTGCTGGATTACTTCCGCTTAACGGCAGACAAGCGAATGCTTTTCGGAGGCGGCGTAGTTTACGGTGCTCGTGATCCAGAAAACGTAGAATCGTTGATTCGTCCAAAACTAGAAAAAGTTTTCCCTCAATTGAAGGGTATTAAGATTGATTATGCGTGGACAGGTAACTTCTTGCTGACCTATTCACGTATGCCTCAGTTCGGCTCATTTGCAGACAACATTTACTACCTACAAGGCTACAGTGGCCACGGCGTTACGTGTACACACCTTGCAGGTAAGCTTCTAGCTGAAGCTTTAACCGGACACGCGGAACGCTTTGATGCGTTTGCAGCACTAAAACACTACTCCTTCCCGGGTGGCCGTCACTTCCAAATTCCATTTACAGCAATGGGTGCGGCTTACTACAACTTACGTGACAAACTAGCGATTTAA